In Saprospiraceae bacterium, a genomic segment contains:
- a CDS encoding T9SS type A sorting domain-containing protein, with amino-acid sequence MGCPLGANNFLTAGGLYIGLMFNIRNASAMNMGVTGLSFMPHNGVGNLYRIYATTAPGNWQPVANNAAAWTQVAGDMVKIGQSTFPPPIPRLLTQFDFTTPVILTPGERRGIAIYGALPGVSQYYVNAIAPCSTVEQGDANLKIDLVGGLVQYGTTWFQVSGTFAGRMFNGNVDYVFGNGMIDVVQTCGAPYGPGTYFPIGCTTLCYSATDAQGNVATCQFDVCVNEYANTVTQLACNDEIQISLDEDCFATISADEVLTGGPYRCYDDYIVEIRDWITNALVDRQTNVPGAQVGNQDIGRELKLTVRDPLTGNTCWGHATVEDKLAPILACPADTCVPCYSATAPSFTGSPVVDENCGSYTLTYKDNITYIGCAGGFDRIITRTFTAIDPWGNRGTCIQDISVSLGTLTDIDVPLSWDNIENPMLSCDGKIYDKDVTPHYLPNPYCVDGYLLDSAHWFATGGFLPSPAGDLAGERLPKVLGWNCLDSGPYQGHPSPYPIYYPAHPSWRSTNPVCWGPDEIVMWHGTGYPGGANCRNLSVNYVDIVIDIQTSNCDAGPVGCYKLLRKWTVLDWCTSVIGGTNQIIKVADSEGPKVLYPDTVIVNMEVWTCTGRWEVPPAWLVDNCSNEIHYTVEVENGTVLGNETSGYVVVDMPMGIQEGYIIAEDCCGNITKKRLALNVQDNVPPIAVCEQRTVVSINGNQSPGENFAKVFAESFDQGSFDNCAPHIFFKVIRMNHLRGTNNGSNANQADDGTNCAGINGDDNAILDGNQIYFDDHVKFCCSDVGQTVMVVFRVFDRETGDGPIAPSRMNPGGNLFNRFSDCMVEVEVQDKSIPTVVAPPNIVVSCWFWFDVDNLDDPNDPTFGRVVTDLTNRKKVVTNDLVCYNYCVRNDITGYPGFVPGAPPSNPPAWNRACEYYRSLFDTAHADRKHELTWGFDGYVLSACGNNPTISVNDNRECGQGQLTRTVVARGPNGISVTATQTIWVVDCDPFYINRADNCDPDDDITWPGNCTGQATTIAGCGANISPDNPLLGRPVVENGADDLCALISIEHFDEIFTIEPDACFKILRKWVVIDWCQYDPSLDPINGRWEYLQIIKVTDTDKPVVTITVGDCEPATKTNGICYGHLNITADATDNCSPLDWLFYEYKIDFFNDGKGAYSGKDAVVGPLTRKEFAAGRTPLFHDNPYADNENDPFSASGTYPVGIHNICWHVEDGCGNVGITCQLFEVKDCKAPTPYCLTGVITVPMPSSGCVTVWAKDLDRGSFDNCTDADDLLFYFDGDPTKTGITICCSDFVAAGANDELVVDVQMWVQDEEGNTDYCKTVVIVQDNQDICPNTGSFNGRISGNLKTENDDEMELSNVQLYVSANMKRELMTTNAGQYLFGDLEPNSYNVKVSRNDDHVNGVSTADIVKIQRHILGIETLNTPYRLIAADVNNSSSITASDVTEIRKLVLGVASEFSKVQSWTFIPKSFVFPNPTLPWNGTPREAGVTIVNDEKHIADFVAVKMGDVTNNARGHNVAGSSTRSNGKLNLEVENNTTVAGELYKVEFKSSNFTNISGYQFTLRFDRQALTFEGIEAGVLNVDESNFGNNRIQEGILTTSWNNKVAQSIDADATLFTVVFRASNQASIGNLLAITSDVTAAEAYDASLNIKDVNLGVRTERGVVESGVFELYQNSPNPFAKETVVSYRLPEAGAVKLSIYDVTGKVLRVYETQGTKGLNTIKVQKSELNASGVLYYQLDATNHTATKRMVILD; translated from the coding sequence ATGGGTTGCCCATTAGGTGCAAATAACTTTTTGACTGCAGGCGGTTTGTATATAGGTTTAATGTTTAATATTCGGAACGCAAGTGCGATGAACATGGGCGTAACAGGTTTGAGCTTTATGCCTCATAATGGAGTAGGAAATTTATATAGAATATATGCTACAACTGCACCAGGTAACTGGCAGCCGGTAGCAAACAATGCTGCTGCCTGGACACAGGTTGCTGGGGATATGGTCAAAATTGGGCAGTCTACTTTCCCACCACCTATTCCAAGGTTGTTAACTCAGTTTGATTTTACAACTCCAGTTATCCTGACACCGGGAGAAAGAAGGGGTATTGCCATTTATGGTGCTCTGCCTGGAGTTTCTCAGTATTATGTAAATGCAATTGCTCCCTGCTCAACAGTTGAGCAAGGTGATGCTAACTTGAAGATTGATTTGGTAGGAGGTCTTGTACAATATGGAACGACTTGGTTCCAGGTATCAGGTACTTTCGCTGGAAGAATGTTTAATGGTAATGTGGATTACGTATTTGGAAATGGCATGATAGATGTCGTTCAAACTTGCGGAGCGCCATATGGTCCGGGTACATATTTCCCGATTGGTTGTACAACTTTGTGTTATTCTGCTACAGATGCCCAAGGAAATGTTGCCACTTGCCAGTTTGATGTTTGTGTAAACGAATATGCTAATACAGTAACACAATTGGCTTGTAATGATGAAATTCAAATAAGTCTGGATGAAGATTGCTTTGCTACTATTTCTGCTGATGAAGTATTGACAGGTGGCCCTTACAGATGTTATGATGATTATATAGTTGAGATCAGAGATTGGATTACAAATGCCTTGGTCGACAGACAAACTAATGTACCAGGAGCTCAGGTTGGCAATCAGGACATTGGCAGAGAATTGAAACTGACTGTTCGCGATCCACTGACAGGTAACACTTGTTGGGGTCACGCTACTGTAGAAGATAAATTAGCTCCAATCCTGGCTTGTCCGGCAGATACTTGCGTACCTTGTTATTCAGCAACTGCTCCAAGCTTCACAGGATCTCCTGTTGTTGATGAAAATTGTGGATCTTATACGCTTACTTATAAGGACAACATCACCTACATCGGTTGTGCTGGTGGATTTGACCGCATCATCACAAGAACTTTTACAGCTATAGATCCTTGGGGAAACAGAGGTACCTGTATTCAGGATATTTCTGTGAGCCTTGGAACGCTTACTGATATTGATGTTCCATTGAGCTGGGATAATATCGAAAATCCAATGTTATCATGTGATGGTAAAATCTACGATAAAGATGTTACTCCGCACTACTTACCTAACCCATATTGCGTGGATGGTTATTTACTTGATTCCGCACATTGGTTTGCCACAGGTGGTTTCTTGCCAAGCCCCGCCGGTGATTTAGCAGGCGAGCGTTTGCCAAAAGTATTGGGTTGGAATTGTTTGGATTCAGGTCCTTATCAAGGTCACCCAAGTCCATATCCAATTTATTATCCTGCGCACCCTAGCTGGAGATCAACAAATCCGGTTTGTTGGGGACCAGATGAAATTGTAATGTGGCACGGAACAGGTTATCCCGGTGGTGCTAATTGCAGAAATCTATCAGTGAATTATGTGGATATCGTTATTGATATTCAAACATCAAATTGCGACGCAGGTCCGGTTGGTTGTTATAAATTATTAAGAAAATGGACAGTCTTGGATTGGTGTACTAGCGTGATTGGCGGAACAAACCAAATCATAAAAGTTGCTGATTCCGAAGGTCCTAAAGTTTTATACCCTGATACCGTTATTGTTAATATGGAAGTATGGACATGTACCGGTCGTTGGGAAGTTCCACCAGCATGGTTGGTTGATAATTGCAGCAATGAAATTCACTATACAGTTGAAGTTGAAAACGGAACTGTTTTAGGAAATGAAACATCAGGTTATGTTGTGGTGGATATGCCTATGGGAATCCAGGAAGGCTACATCATTGCTGAAGATTGCTGTGGAAATATTACCAAGAAAAGATTGGCATTGAACGTACAAGACAATGTGCCACCGATTGCAGTTTGCGAACAAAGAACGGTTGTATCTATTAATGGAAATCAGTCTCCTGGAGAAAATTTTGCAAAAGTATTTGCAGAGTCTTTCGATCAGGGAAGTTTTGACAATTGCGCTCCACACATATTCTTTAAAGTGATTCGCATGAATCATTTGAGAGGAACCAATAATGGTAGCAACGCAAACCAGGCAGATGATGGTACCAATTGTGCCGGAATCAATGGTGATGACAATGCAATCCTCGATGGAAACCAAATTTACTTCGATGACCATGTTAAATTCTGCTGTTCAGATGTTGGACAAACAGTAATGGTTGTCTTCCGCGTATTTGATCGCGAAACAGGCGACGGACCCATTGCTCCATCAAGAATGAACCCAGGTGGAAACTTATTCAACCGCTTCAGTGATTGTATGGTTGAAGTTGAAGTTCAGGATAAGAGCATACCTACAGTAGTTGCTCCGCCGAATATCGTGGTGAGCTGCTGGTTCTGGTTTGATGTTGACAATTTAGATGATCCTAACGATCCTACTTTCGGTAGAGTTGTTACTGATTTGACAAATAGAAAGAAAGTCGTAACTAATGACTTAGTATGTTATAACTATTGCGTAAGAAATGATATCACTGGTTACCCAGGATTCGTACCTGGTGCACCACCTTCAAATCCACCAGCTTGGAACAGAGCTTGTGAATACTATCGTTCATTATTTGACACAGCTCACGCTGATAGAAAACATGAATTAACTTGGGGATTTGATGGATACGTTCTTAGCGCATGCGGAAACAATCCTACGATCAGTGTAAATGACAATCGCGAATGCGGTCAGGGACAATTAACCAGAACTGTAGTTGCACGCGGACCTAACGGTATCAGCGTAACAGCTACTCAGACCATCTGGGTTGTTGACTGTGATCCATTCTATATCAATCGTGCAGACAATTGCGATCCTGATGATGATATTACCTGGCCAGGTAACTGTACAGGTCAAGCTACAACCATCGCTGGTTGTGGTGCAAACATCAGCCCTGATAATCCTTTATTAGGAAGACCAGTTGTTGAAAATGGTGCAGATGATCTTTGTGCATTGATCAGCATTGAGCATTTTGACGAAATTTTTACTATTGAGCCAGATGCATGCTTTAAAATACTGCGTAAATGGGTTGTAATTGACTGGTGTCAGTACGATCCTAGTTTAGATCCAATCAACGGAAGATGGGAGTATTTACAAATCATCAAAGTAACGGATACAGATAAACCTGTTGTTACGATCACTGTTGGAGATTGTGAGCCTGCCACTAAAACAAATGGAATTTGCTATGGACATTTGAACATTACTGCTGATGCAACAGATAACTGTAGCCCATTAGATTGGTTATTCTATGAGTATAAGATCGATTTCTTTAACGATGGGAAAGGTGCATATTCCGGTAAAGATGCCGTTGTAGGTCCATTAACGCGTAAAGAATTTGCTGCTGGTCGTACACCATTGTTCCATGATAATCCTTATGCAGACAATGAAAATGATCCATTCAGTGCAAGTGGTACTTACCCGGTAGGTATACACAATATTTGCTGGCACGTTGAAGACGGTTGTGGAAATGTTGGTATTACTTGTCAGTTGTTCGAAGTGAAGGACTGCAAAGCACCAACTCCATACTGTTTGACAGGTGTTATTACCGTACCTATGCCATCTAGTGGTTGTGTTACTGTTTGGGCTAAAGACCTTGACAGAGGTAGCTTCGACAATTGCACAGATGCAGATGACTTATTATTCTACTTCGACGGAGATCCTACAAAAACTGGAATCACTATCTGTTGTTCAGATTTCGTAGCAGCAGGTGCTAATGATGAATTAGTAGTAGATGTTCAAATGTGGGTTCAAGATGAAGAAGGCAATACAGATTATTGTAAAACAGTAGTTATCGTTCAGGATAATCAGGATATCTGTCCAAATACAGGTTCGTTCAACGGAAGAATTTCAGGTAATCTGAAAACTGAGAACGATGATGAAATGGAATTATCTAATGTTCAATTATATGTTTCTGCAAACATGAAGCGTGAATTGATGACAACAAACGCTGGACAGTATTTATTTGGTGATTTAGAGCCAAATAGTTATAATGTAAAAGTCAGCAGAAATGATGACCATGTGAATGGTGTAAGTACTGCAGACATCGTTAAGATTCAGCGCCATATTCTCGGAATTGAAACATTAAATACACCATACAGATTGATAGCTGCTGATGTGAACAATAGTTCAAGTATTACAGCATCTGATGTTACTGAAATTAGAAAACTGGTATTAGGTGTTGCAAGTGAATTTAGTAAAGTTCAGTCTTGGACATTTATACCTAAGTCATTTGTATTCCCGAACCCAACACTTCCATGGAATGGTACACCACGAGAAGCCGGAGTTACAATTGTAAACGATGAAAAACACATTGCTGATTTCGTTGCTGTTAAAATGGGAGATGTTACCAATAATGCAAGGGGCCATAATGTAGCTGGAAGTAGCACTAGAAGTAATGGTAAATTGAATCTTGAAGTAGAAAACAACACAACTGTTGCAGGCGAACTGTACAAAGTTGAATTCAAATCAAGCAACTTCACAAATATCTCTGGTTACCAGTTTACTTTGAGATTTGACCGTCAGGCATTGACATTCGAAGGAATCGAAGCAGGTGTTTTAAATGTTGATGAAAGCAACTTTGGAAATAACCGCATCCAGGAAGGCATTTTAACTACGAGCTGGAATAACAAAGTAGCTCAAAGTATAGATGCAGATGCTACCTTGTTTACAGTTGTGTTCCGTGCAAGCAATCAGGCTAGTATTGGCAACTTGTTGGCAATCACTTCTGATGTTACAGCGGCAGAAGCTTATGATGCATCATTGAATATCAAAGATGTTAACTTAGGTGTACGCACAGAAAGAGGAGTTGTAGAATCTGGTGTATTCGAATTATATCAGAACTCTCCAAATCCATTCGCTAAGGAGACCGTAGTAAGTTACCGTTTACCAGAAGCTGGAGCTGTTAAACTGAGCATCTATGACGTAACCGGCAAAGTATTGAGAGTATATGAAACACAGGGCACAAAAGGCTTAAATACCATCAAGGTACAGAAGTCTGAATTGAATGCCAGTGGAGTATTGTATTATCAGTTGGATGCTACCAATCATACGGCCACGAAGAGGATGGTTATTTTGGATTAA
- a CDS encoding T9SS type A sorting domain-containing protein, with amino-acid sequence MIRLCLLNLRRQFQKNCLMPMAALFVVLQVNAANEPKDQALVSQMVCHDHIQVSLDENCQATVLPQHLLEQFGFNFLYEVTARDWETNKLVDEDPVAPYLQLGAAQIGRCLRVTIREISTGNSCWGKVCVEDKLPPRLDCPRDLSIECFESTDPAFTGTPSVFERCSGYTLTYKDVVSKGSCISGYDRIITRYFIAVDGSGNRDTCIQTITVELGDLNNLTYPLNYDGLVLPGHTYALSCDGKYNPSKNVSSHILPYPQCVDGYLIDSAIFIGSGARVPKKLGWNCIATGPYEGHPNPHPIFYPANGACWGDNDIIMWEGTGEPGNSGCSNIAVTFRDIRIDITKPGCDAGPVGCYKLLRVWTLLNWCTGEVKDTNQIIKVMDLVPPTVLYPDSLVINTDPWRCEGRWDVAPAWVIDNCSNDIRYSIRVESGTVLGSDVQGYVVVNLPLGIQNAYIVAEDCCGNITERRVVLDVQDNTPPTAVCDQKTVVTISGSQSPGDNTAKVFASTFDDGSFDNCNPHLFYKVIRMDELLGTNNGSEGNNIQTCNGTNGDDDARLNGHQIYFDDFVKFCCADAGKSIMVVFRVYDRDPGTGPVHPGRMNQGGDLFGRFSDCMVEVEVQDKSIPTVVAPPDIVVSCMFWFDIDAIKNPNNDVFGKIVSDLALRAKVKTTDMVCSQYCDANHITGYPGYIPVTPPNPIPASTNACNYYNSYFNPAHPNNKYELVWGFDGYILASCSANPNIEVRDLRECGQGRILRDISVNGPNGQVITATQTIWVVNCDPFYVNRANFCDDNDDIVWPDCQGNGTYIQGCGADISPENPLLGKPYVVSGARNQCSLIAIEHFDEVFTIEPDACFKILRKWVVIDWCQYDPNYSAENGRWEFTQIIKVRDLDKPVVGISIGQCEPAEKTNGICYGHLSITPEVTDNCTPEDWLNFEYKIDLYNDGNGSHSGNDLAVGPLTKKEFAAGRTPLFNDNPYADDNNNPFEASGTYPEGVHKICYYVEDGCGNLGTFCTLFEIKDCKAPTPYCLTGIITVPMPTTGCVDIWAKDLDFNSFDNCTPKNKLKFYFDGDTSKRSIRVCCDDFVAKQKADELTIEVQMWVEDEEGNKDYCTTVVIVQDNQNICPNPPTLNSGNVNGFVKTENGEFTAKAAVELYNANALVRQSTTNNTGNYLFGDLSLNANYNIKSRRLDDAANGVTTADIVKIQRHILGMELLSSPYKMIAADVNKTYSVTAADISEIRKLILGVNAEFPKVSSWLMIPSDFTFSNPQQPWDFPTEKNFVTLNPSTKVDFIAVKMGDVNNSASASGLLNASGRSDALNLFIDEKELIAGESYQMDIKATDFHQISGMQMTFQFDDKVIAFESYASGAIRLDDANFGFQSIDKGLLAMSWNDQKATTATQNEVLFSLKFIVLANAKAGSAIALNNTITRIEAYDLGLNVKDIQLSARSGNVQTQTTVFELYQNTPNPFDKETTISFKLNESTDAQLSIYDVTGKVIYLNQLKAHKGLNSIKVQKSDLPGAGIYYYQLDAADRTATKRMVILD; translated from the coding sequence ATGATTAGACTATGCTTACTTAATTTGAGAAGACAGTTTCAAAAGAATTGTCTGATGCCTATGGCGGCTTTGTTTGTCGTGTTGCAAGTCAATGCAGCAAATGAGCCAAAGGACCAGGCCCTTGTTTCACAAATGGTGTGTCATGACCACATACAGGTGAGTTTGGATGAAAATTGCCAGGCAACAGTGTTGCCACAGCATTTGCTGGAGCAGTTTGGATTCAACTTTCTGTATGAAGTCACTGCGAGGGACTGGGAAACGAATAAACTTGTGGACGAAGATCCTGTTGCACCTTATTTACAATTAGGTGCTGCTCAAATAGGAAGATGTCTGCGAGTAACAATTCGCGAAATTTCAACAGGGAATTCCTGTTGGGGAAAAGTGTGTGTGGAGGATAAACTACCTCCAAGATTAGATTGTCCAAGAGATCTGAGTATCGAATGTTTTGAGAGTACAGATCCAGCATTTACAGGGACTCCGTCTGTTTTTGAAAGATGTAGCGGTTATACACTTACGTATAAAGACGTAGTGAGTAAAGGTTCTTGTATTAGCGGATATGATAGAATCATTACCCGTTATTTTATTGCAGTTGATGGTTCCGGAAACAGAGATACTTGTATTCAAACGATTACGGTTGAATTAGGTGATTTGAACAATCTTACCTATCCTTTAAATTATGATGGCCTGGTTTTACCTGGTCATACATATGCATTGAGTTGTGATGGAAAATACAATCCTTCTAAAAATGTTTCTTCACATATTTTGCCTTATCCACAATGTGTAGATGGATATTTAATTGATTCGGCAATTTTCATTGGTTCGGGTGCAAGAGTTCCTAAGAAATTAGGATGGAATTGTATAGCTACCGGACCTTATGAAGGCCATCCAAATCCACATCCGATATTCTACCCGGCGAATGGCGCTTGTTGGGGAGATAACGATATCATTATGTGGGAAGGTACTGGTGAACCGGGCAATTCTGGATGTTCCAATATAGCAGTAACATTTCGCGATATACGAATTGATATCACCAAACCAGGTTGTGATGCTGGGCCCGTTGGTTGTTATAAATTACTTCGGGTTTGGACATTATTGAATTGGTGTACTGGAGAAGTCAAAGACACAAATCAAATTATTAAAGTCATGGACTTGGTTCCACCTACAGTCCTTTACCCTGACAGCCTTGTAATCAATACAGACCCTTGGAGATGCGAAGGTCGCTGGGATGTTGCTCCAGCATGGGTTATTGATAATTGTTCAAATGACATCCGTTACTCAATAAGAGTAGAGAGCGGAACAGTTTTGGGCAGTGATGTTCAAGGTTATGTCGTGGTAAATCTTCCTCTTGGTATCCAAAACGCTTACATTGTTGCAGAGGACTGCTGCGGTAATATTACCGAGAGAAGAGTTGTCCTTGATGTACAAGACAATACTCCTCCAACTGCAGTTTGTGATCAAAAAACTGTAGTAACAATTTCTGGCTCTCAAAGCCCAGGTGACAATACTGCAAAAGTATTTGCATCAACTTTTGATGATGGTTCATTCGATAATTGCAATCCGCATTTATTTTATAAAGTGATCCGAATGGATGAACTTTTAGGAACCAACAATGGAAGCGAAGGGAACAACATACAAACTTGTAACGGTACTAATGGAGATGATGATGCTCGTTTAAACGGCCATCAGATTTACTTTGATGATTTTGTTAAATTCTGCTGTGCAGATGCCGGAAAATCAATAATGGTAGTTTTTCGAGTTTATGACCGCGATCCTGGAACAGGTCCTGTTCACCCAGGTAGAATGAATCAAGGTGGTGATTTATTTGGACGATTTTCAGACTGTATGGTCGAAGTTGAAGTTCAAGATAAAAGTATTCCAACCGTAGTTGCACCTCCTGATATAGTAGTGAGTTGTATGTTTTGGTTTGATATTGATGCTATTAAAAATCCAAACAACGATGTGTTTGGTAAAATTGTCAGTGATCTGGCATTAAGGGCAAAAGTAAAAACCACGGATATGGTTTGTAGCCAGTATTGTGATGCTAACCACATTACGGGATACCCCGGTTACATTCCTGTAACTCCTCCTAATCCAATTCCTGCATCAACGAATGCATGCAATTATTATAACAGTTACTTTAATCCTGCACATCCAAATAATAAATATGAATTGGTGTGGGGTTTTGATGGCTATATCCTAGCTTCATGCAGTGCAAATCCAAATATTGAAGTTCGAGATTTACGTGAATGCGGACAGGGAAGGATATTGCGCGATATTTCTGTAAATGGTCCTAATGGCCAGGTGATAACTGCAACGCAAACGATCTGGGTGGTGAATTGTGATCCATTCTATGTGAACAGAGCAAATTTCTGTGATGACAATGACGATATCGTATGGCCGGATTGCCAGGGAAATGGTACCTATATACAAGGATGTGGAGCTGATATCAGCCCAGAAAATCCTTTACTTGGTAAACCTTATGTGGTGTCTGGTGCAAGAAACCAATGTAGTCTGATTGCTATTGAGCATTTTGATGAAGTGTTTACGATAGAACCTGATGCATGTTTTAAAATACTGAGAAAATGGGTAGTAATTGATTGGTGTCAATATGATCCAAATTATTCTGCTGAAAATGGAAGATGGGAGTTTACCCAAATTATCAAAGTTCGTGATTTAGATAAACCTGTTGTAGGTATAAGTATCGGACAATGTGAGCCAGCTGAAAAGACAAATGGTATTTGTTATGGTCACCTGAGCATTACACCGGAAGTTACTGATAACTGTACTCCTGAGGATTGGTTGAATTTTGAGTACAAAATCGACTTGTACAATGATGGAAATGGAAGCCACTCTGGAAATGATTTAGCAGTTGGTCCTTTAACTAAAAAAGAATTTGCTGCAGGTCGCACTCCATTATTTAATGACAATCCATACGCAGATGACAATAACAATCCATTTGAAGCTTCTGGTACTTATCCTGAAGGCGTACATAAAATTTGCTACTATGTAGAAGATGGATGCGGAAATCTTGGAACATTTTGCACGTTATTCGAAATCAAAGATTGTAAAGCTCCAACTCCTTATTGTTTAACTGGAATCATAACAGTTCCAATGCCAACAACCGGCTGTGTAGACATTTGGGCTAAAGACCTTGATTTTAACAGCTTTGACAATTGTACACCAAAGAATAAATTGAAATTTTATTTTGATGGTGATACATCCAAGAGAAGTATACGCGTATGTTGTGATGATTTTGTTGCTAAACAAAAAGCGGATGAACTTACCATTGAAGTTCAAATGTGGGTTGAAGACGAAGAAGGCAATAAAGACTATTGTACAACTGTAGTTATCGTACAAGATAATCAAAACATTTGTCCGAATCCGCCGACTTTAAATTCAGGCAACGTCAATGGATTTGTAAAAACAGAAAATGGAGAATTCACAGCAAAAGCTGCAGTGGAACTCTATAATGCAAATGCATTGGTAAGACAATCAACAACCAATAACACGGGTAATTATCTCTTTGGAGATTTGAGCTTGAATGCTAACTATAACATCAAATCCAGAAGATTGGATGATGCTGCAAATGGTGTAACAACTGCAGATATCGTTAAAATTCAACGCCACATATTAGGTATGGAATTATTAAGCAGCCCATATAAAATGATTGCTGCGGATGTTAATAAGACCTATTCTGTGACTGCTGCTGACATCTCTGAAATTCGTAAATTGATTCTTGGTGTGAATGCAGAATTTCCTAAAGTGAGTTCATGGTTGATGATTCCTTCAGATTTTACATTTAGCAATCCACAACAACCATGGGATTTTCCAACGGAGAAAAATTTTGTTACTTTAAACCCATCTACCAAAGTTGATTTTATTGCAGTCAAAATGGGAGACGTTAACAATTCAGCTTCTGCCAGTGGTTTGTTGAATGCTTCAGGTCGTTCAGATGCATTGAATTTATTCATTGACGAAAAGGAATTGATTGCAGGAGAATCCTATCAAATGGATATTAAAGCTACTGATTTTCATCAGATAAGCGGCATGCAGATGACATTCCAATTCGATGACAAAGTAATTGCTTTTGAATCTTATGCTTCTGGTGCAATTCGTCTTGATGATGCAAATTTTGGATTCCAGAGCATTGATAAAGGATTGTTGGCCATGAGCTGGAATGATCAAAAAGCAACAACGGCTACTCAAAATGAAGTCTTGTTCAGTTTGAAATTCATAGTTTTGGCAAATGCGAAAGCTGGTTCAGCAATTGCATTGAACAATACAATCACACGCATTGAAGCGTATGACCTTGGTTTAAATGTGAAGGATATTCAATTAAGTGCACGTTCCGGAAATGTACAAACACAAACTACTGTGTTTGAACTATACCAGAATACACCTAATCCATTTGACAAGGAAACAACAATAAGCTTTAAATTGAATGAATCAACAGATGCGCAACTTAGTATCTATGATGTAACTGGTAAAGTAATTTATCTCAATCAATTAAAAGCGCACAAAGGTTTGAACTCAATCAAAGTTCAAAAATCCGATCTTCCAGGTGCTGGTATTTATTACTATCAACTGGATGCTGCCGACCGTACTGCAACGAAGCGTATGGTGATACTTGACTAA